Proteins encoded by one window of Acidipropionibacterium virtanenii:
- a CDS encoding LacI family DNA-binding transcriptional regulator has protein sequence MNARPTQTDVAREAGVSRALVSMALTGTGRVAPETRDRIRDAAARLGYARNLSAANLATNTSPVIGVILPDLRNPFFEDLVAAVGHHADGAGLLPLLATASNEVDRERLTMRRFRELQVRGVITVSPAVPREELQEYGEFLPLVVVGESGLGGLVDSVHLDEDAAATELIGHLASRGWSHIAYLYDDIFQRDRGLAGRRQALMAAAGRAGVELTVHRADGGVADVVGALCEDAGDRRTAVIGHNDLLATEIASAIRSHGLAVGVDVGVAGYDDTSLARRSQADLTSIGQSIDEQGRAAVGWIADRALSPDRPARHLATPPHLVIRSST, from the coding sequence GTGAACGCCAGACCGACCCAGACGGACGTCGCCAGGGAGGCCGGCGTCTCCCGGGCCCTGGTGTCCATGGCGCTGACCGGCACCGGCCGGGTGGCTCCGGAGACCCGCGACCGGATCCGGGACGCCGCCGCCCGGCTCGGCTATGCCCGCAACCTCTCGGCGGCCAATCTCGCCACCAACACCTCCCCGGTCATCGGCGTCATCCTTCCCGACCTGCGCAACCCCTTCTTCGAAGACCTGGTCGCCGCCGTCGGCCATCACGCCGACGGCGCCGGGCTGCTGCCGCTGCTGGCCACCGCCTCCAACGAGGTGGACCGGGAGCGCCTCACCATGCGCCGGTTCCGCGAGCTCCAGGTGCGCGGCGTGATCACCGTCTCCCCCGCAGTCCCCCGTGAGGAGCTCCAGGAGTACGGCGAGTTCCTGCCGTTGGTGGTGGTGGGGGAGTCCGGGCTCGGCGGCCTGGTCGATTCCGTCCATCTCGACGAGGATGCCGCCGCCACTGAGCTCATCGGCCACCTGGCCTCACGGGGCTGGAGCCACATCGCCTACCTCTATGACGACATCTTCCAGCGCGATCGCGGCCTGGCCGGACGGCGTCAGGCCCTCATGGCTGCCGCCGGGCGGGCCGGCGTCGAGCTGACCGTCCACCGGGCCGACGGCGGGGTGGCTGACGTCGTCGGCGCCCTGTGCGAGGACGCCGGGGACCGACGGACGGCGGTCATCGGCCACAACGACCTGCTGGCCACCGAGATCGCCTCGGCCATCCGCTCGCACGGCCTCGCGGTGGGCGTCGATGTCGGCGTCGCCGGCTACGACGACACCTCCCTGGCCAGGCGCTCGCAGGCCGACCTCACCTCCATCGGCCAGTCCATCGACGAGCAGGGGAGAGCCGCCGTCGGGTGGATCGCCGACCGGGCACTGAGCCCGGACCGGCCCGCCCGCCACCTCGCCACCCCGCCCCACCTGGTGATCCGTTCCTCGACGTGA
- a CDS encoding MFS transporter, which produces MQERIQDPTSDDKRPDTLIRQPCPVAEDIAELVATTPRAGKRRSLVVLALVCTFGSLLFGYDTGVIAGALPYMSLPDAAGGLHLNATETGLVGGLVAIGAALGAFYGGKLSDKYGRRHNILLLAVVFFVGALGCTFAPNVWLLYLARIVVGFGVGGASATVPAYLSENAPKRIRGSLISIDQVMIVFGQFLAYSMNAMIARAGGGPEVVVANDPSGRYAAGSTQSWDLLSGIAGLTVNGGNGDTWRYMLVLASLPAIALWIGMRKMPESSRWYAANGYWVEAIGALKQVRDESKDDIAAEITEMAVLEDEERATRRWTLRECWNMKWVRRLLMVGVFICLFDQLTGVNTVMYYLPTILHAAGFSSASAIELNVVTGFTSLIGILVGAFVLIPRLPRRTMGIYQTTAVSICLILLSVLFFTLIEPHMGAADVAASIPTFAPWLVLAVVALFMLFRQSGTIVWVYMGELFPSRARGACQGVAVGALWIMNAIITFVFPTMVESLGAGRTYAIFAAVNVIAVFFFVKFVPETKYESLEELEIRFKKEYS; this is translated from the coding sequence ATGCAGGAACGAATACAAGACCCGACGTCGGACGACAAGAGACCCGACACACTCATCCGGCAGCCCTGCCCGGTGGCCGAGGACATCGCGGAACTGGTCGCCACCACGCCGCGAGCCGGCAAGAGACGATCTCTGGTCGTCCTGGCCCTGGTATGCACCTTCGGGTCGCTGCTCTTCGGTTACGACACCGGCGTCATCGCTGGGGCTCTGCCCTACATGTCCCTGCCCGACGCCGCCGGCGGCCTGCATCTGAATGCCACCGAGACCGGACTGGTGGGCGGCCTGGTGGCCATCGGTGCGGCGCTGGGCGCCTTCTACGGTGGAAAGCTCTCCGACAAGTACGGGCGCCGCCACAACATTCTGCTGCTGGCCGTCGTCTTCTTCGTCGGGGCGCTGGGGTGCACCTTCGCGCCGAACGTCTGGCTGCTCTATCTGGCACGCATCGTCGTCGGATTCGGCGTCGGCGGGGCCTCGGCCACCGTCCCGGCGTACCTGTCCGAGAACGCGCCCAAGCGGATCCGCGGTTCGCTCATCTCGATCGATCAGGTGATGATCGTCTTCGGCCAGTTCCTGGCCTACTCGATGAACGCCATGATCGCCCGTGCCGGCGGCGGCCCCGAGGTCGTCGTCGCGAACGACCCCAGCGGCAGGTACGCGGCCGGCAGCACCCAGAGCTGGGACCTCCTCTCCGGCATCGCGGGCCTGACGGTCAACGGAGGCAACGGCGACACCTGGCGCTACATGCTGGTGCTGGCCAGCCTGCCGGCCATCGCGCTGTGGATCGGGATGCGCAAGATGCCGGAGTCCTCGCGCTGGTACGCCGCCAACGGCTACTGGGTCGAGGCGATCGGGGCGCTGAAGCAGGTGCGCGACGAGTCCAAGGACGACATCGCCGCCGAGATCACCGAGATGGCGGTCCTGGAGGACGAGGAGCGCGCGACCCGCAGGTGGACCCTGCGCGAGTGCTGGAACATGAAGTGGGTGCGCAGGCTCCTGATGGTCGGCGTCTTCATCTGCCTGTTCGACCAGCTCACCGGCGTCAATACCGTGATGTACTACCTGCCGACGATTCTCCACGCCGCCGGCTTCTCCTCGGCCAGCGCCATCGAGCTCAACGTCGTCACCGGCTTCACCTCCCTGATCGGTATCCTCGTCGGCGCTTTCGTGCTCATCCCGAGACTGCCGCGGCGGACCATGGGCATCTATCAGACGACGGCCGTGTCGATCTGCCTCATCCTCCTGTCGGTCCTGTTCTTCACTCTCATCGAGCCCCATATGGGTGCGGCCGACGTGGCCGCCTCGATCCCGACCTTCGCCCCCTGGCTCGTCCTGGCAGTCGTCGCACTGTTCATGCTCTTCCGCCAGTCCGGCACGATCGTGTGGGTCTACATGGGCGAGCTCTTCCCGAGCCGCGCCCGGGGCGCCTGCCAGGGCGTAGCGGTCGGCGCGCTGTGGATCATGAACGCCATCATCACCTTCGTCTTCCCCACCATGGTGGAGTCCCTGGGCGCGGGCAGAACCTATGCGATCTTCGCCGCCGTCAACGTCATCGCGGTGTTCTTCTTCGTGAAGTTCGTCCCCGAGACCAAGTACGAGTCTCTCGAGGAACTGGAGATCCGGTTCAAGAAGGAGTACTCGTGA
- a CDS encoding sugar phosphate isomerase/epimerase family protein, protein MKLSMNVTTTFYGNVVNDIKVAKEAGYDGVELQSPKLYRYLDQGFAAESVVPMLEGIEVSGIGAVQEAPLDDFRAEAERLAALGQMYGAPSLQMCTGPVDVQVVKDFEAGKLEPGDPRFRGLLGRPEDEVITETAKRVGLAADIAADHGLGLYLEPLGWAPVHTLPQALRILEICDRDNLGLTVDFWHFFVAGDTPEDVAKLDPSIIHAVHVCDGVPVPAGEIPDQGVSRNVMTGGGSIPLQEWVDAVKATGYDGWYASEIFCDKANEFDFLEVAQTLRNLMHILCA, encoded by the coding sequence ATGAAACTCTCGATGAATGTCACCACGACGTTCTACGGAAACGTCGTCAACGACATCAAGGTCGCCAAGGAAGCCGGATACGACGGCGTCGAACTGCAGAGTCCGAAGCTGTACCGCTACCTCGACCAGGGATTCGCCGCCGAATCCGTCGTCCCGATGCTCGAGGGCATCGAGGTGTCCGGCATCGGTGCCGTCCAGGAGGCCCCCCTCGACGACTTCAGGGCCGAGGCCGAGCGCCTGGCCGCCCTCGGCCAGATGTACGGGGCCCCGAGCCTCCAGATGTGCACCGGCCCGGTCGACGTCCAGGTGGTCAAGGACTTCGAGGCAGGAAAGCTGGAGCCCGGTGATCCCCGGTTCCGCGGGCTGCTCGGCCGGCCCGAGGACGAGGTGATCACCGAGACCGCCAAGCGCGTCGGCCTGGCCGCCGACATCGCCGCCGACCACGGCCTGGGGCTCTACCTGGAGCCCCTCGGTTGGGCGCCGGTACACACCCTGCCGCAGGCCCTGCGGATCCTGGAGATCTGCGACCGAGACAACCTCGGCCTCACCGTCGACTTCTGGCACTTCTTCGTCGCCGGGGACACCCCCGAGGACGTCGCGAAGCTCGATCCCTCGATCATCCACGCCGTCCACGTGTGCGACGGCGTGCCGGTGCCGGCCGGGGAGATCCCCGATCAGGGCGTCTCCCGCAACGTGATGACCGGCGGCGGCTCGATCCCGCTGCAGGAGTGGGTCGACGCCGTCAAGGCCACCGGCTACGACGGCTGGTACGCCTCGGAGATCTTCTGCGACAAGGCCAACGAGTTCGACTTCCTGGAGGTCGCCCAGACCCTGCGCAACCTCATGCACATCCTCTGCGCCTGA
- a CDS encoding Gfo/Idh/MocA family protein, producing the protein MGVGVIGTGDISDVYLANLNKYPQVVRLVAAQNRTRAKAERQAARYGIGRVHDTVEELVADPEVELVLNLTTPDAHAAINDAALAAGRHVYSEKPLATTTQDARRTLDHAHDLGLRLGCAPDTWLGGRAQTMREIIDSGQVGEITAGVATIVYPGLEWFHPSPFQSYRADVGPLADIGIYYVSVLVSLLGPVRQVAAMGKRTFDERTAHYGPIAGRPIPVEVETHVSASLLFESGAIVTLLVSTDVPDSQLPRLELYGTSGTLCMPEAEPMAGPNIFGGPLWIRTLDEARFKDIPRPDPMPWTAAENHHRFNETDFGADPSVPRINSRGIGLVDEVLAIAEGRPMRCSGELAHHVLDVIESIYTSSRRRLFVDVASSCRRPAPLPADFPDSEPV; encoded by the coding sequence ATGGGAGTCGGGGTCATCGGCACCGGGGACATCTCCGACGTCTACCTGGCCAACCTCAACAAGTACCCGCAGGTCGTCAGGCTCGTCGCCGCCCAGAACCGCACCCGGGCCAAGGCCGAACGGCAGGCCGCCCGGTACGGCATCGGCAGGGTCCACGACACCGTCGAGGAGCTGGTGGCCGATCCCGAGGTGGAGTTGGTGCTGAACCTCACCACCCCCGACGCCCACGCGGCGATCAACGACGCGGCCCTGGCCGCCGGCCGGCACGTCTACTCCGAGAAGCCCTTGGCCACCACCACGCAGGATGCCCGCAGGACTCTGGATCATGCTCACGACTTGGGGTTGAGGTTGGGCTGCGCCCCCGACACCTGGCTGGGCGGGCGGGCCCAGACGATGCGCGAGATCATCGACTCCGGGCAGGTCGGCGAGATCACCGCCGGGGTGGCGACCATCGTCTACCCCGGGCTGGAGTGGTTCCATCCCAGTCCCTTCCAGTCCTACCGGGCCGACGTGGGCCCGCTCGCCGACATCGGCATCTACTACGTCTCCGTGCTGGTCTCCCTGCTCGGCCCGGTGCGCCAGGTCGCGGCGATGGGCAAGAGGACCTTCGACGAGCGCACCGCCCACTACGGGCCGATCGCCGGCCGGCCGATCCCCGTGGAGGTGGAGACCCACGTCTCGGCGAGCCTGCTGTTCGAGTCCGGGGCCATCGTCACACTGCTGGTGAGCACCGACGTCCCCGACTCCCAGCTGCCGCGCCTGGAGCTCTACGGCACCAGCGGCACTCTGTGCATGCCCGAGGCCGAGCCGATGGCCGGGCCGAACATCTTCGGCGGTCCGCTGTGGATCAGGACCCTCGACGAGGCCCGGTTCAAGGACATCCCCCGCCCCGACCCGATGCCCTGGACGGCGGCCGAGAACCATCACCGGTTCAACGAGACCGACTTCGGCGCAGACCCGTCGGTCCCCCGGATCAACAGTCGTGGCATCGGTCTGGTGGACGAGGTGCTCGCCATCGCCGAGGGACGCCCGATGCGCTGCTCCGGGGAACTCGCCCACCACGTCCTGGACGTCATCGAGTCGATCTACACGTCCTCGCGCCGACGCCTTTTCGTCGACGTGGCCAGCAGCTGCCGGCGCCCGGCCCCGCTGCCGGCCGACTTCCCCGACTCCGAACCGGTCTGA
- a CDS encoding Gfo/Idh/MocA family oxidoreductase, with the protein MKSVALFGAGFIGTVHGRNLAADPRVSLSYIYDADASRAASLAAELGAETADSVEQVLGDPAVDAVVIASSTNTHADLLTASARAGKAIFCEKPIDLSLEVAERAVAAVERTDAPVMVDFCRRFDPPYAALRKAVADGEIGEVELMQMSSRGPSLPPISYLEVSGGQMFDQLIHFFDLMCWITGLEPVSVTVTGSALVDPQVAEVGDVDTSVAVLKLGNGAICQIDAQRRIGYGYDERIEVNGSTSMVEAGRQRTGWVNHYEAGSVRTDGMHPGWFERSEHTFKASIGAFIDAIEAGRAPSPNLADGLRAQRIANAATTSLREGRTVAID; encoded by the coding sequence ATGAAATCTGTCGCACTGTTCGGAGCCGGGTTCATCGGCACTGTCCACGGCCGCAATCTGGCCGCCGATCCCCGGGTGTCACTGTCCTACATCTACGACGCCGACGCCTCGCGTGCCGCTTCCCTGGCCGCTGAGCTGGGTGCTGAGACGGCCGATTCCGTCGAGCAGGTGCTCGGGGACCCAGCCGTCGACGCCGTGGTCATCGCGTCGTCGACCAACACCCACGCCGACCTGCTGACCGCCTCGGCCAGGGCCGGCAAGGCGATCTTCTGCGAGAAGCCGATCGACCTCTCCCTGGAGGTGGCCGAGCGGGCCGTCGCCGCGGTCGAGCGGACCGACGCTCCGGTGATGGTGGATTTCTGCCGCCGCTTCGACCCGCCCTACGCCGCCCTGCGCAAGGCCGTCGCCGACGGCGAGATCGGCGAGGTCGAACTGATGCAGATGAGTTCGCGCGGGCCTTCCCTGCCGCCCATCTCCTACCTCGAGGTCTCCGGCGGCCAGATGTTCGACCAGCTCATCCACTTCTTCGACCTGATGTGCTGGATCACCGGCCTGGAGCCCGTCTCGGTCACCGTGACCGGATCGGCCCTGGTCGACCCGCAGGTCGCCGAGGTGGGCGACGTCGACACCTCGGTGGCCGTGCTGAAACTCGGCAACGGCGCCATCTGCCAGATCGACGCCCAGCGCCGCATCGGCTACGGCTACGACGAGCGCATCGAGGTGAACGGCTCGACGTCGATGGTCGAGGCCGGGCGCCAGCGCACCGGCTGGGTGAACCACTACGAGGCCGGATCGGTGCGCACCGACGGCATGCACCCGGGCTGGTTCGAACGCAGCGAGCACACCTTCAAGGCCTCCATCGGCGCCTTCATCGACGCCATCGAGGCCGGCCGGGCGCCCTCCCCGAACCTGGCCGACGGGCTGCGCGCCCAGCGGATCGCCAACGCCGCAACCACCTCCCTGAGGGAAGGGCGCACGGTCGCCATCGACTGA
- a CDS encoding MFS transporter produces the protein MQEQLQAPGADRPGSPTRQPCPVAEDIAELVATTPASGRRRSLIALALVCTFGSLLFGYDTGVIAGALPYMELPKQADGLFLNPTETGLVGGLVAIGAALGAFFGGRLSDRYGRRHNILLLAVVFFIGALGCTFSPNVWVLYFFRIVVGFGVGGASATVPVYLSENAPKRIRGSLISIDQVMIVFGQFLAYAMNAVIARMSSGPEATVGNDPTGRFAAGSLQSWDVLQHIAGLTVSAGNGNTWRYMLVLASLPAIALWIGMRKMPESSRWYAANGYWVEAIGALKQVRDESKDDIAAEITEMAVLEDEERATHHWSLRECWNMKWVRRLLIIGTMICLYNQLTGVNTAMYYLPTILTQAGFSSANAIELNVVTGLASLIGILVGAFILIPRLPRRTMGIYQTTAVSICLLAQSVIFYAFIQPHMHGDVVTTPIPAIASWMVLVIVALFLLFNQSGTICWVYMGELFPARARGACQGVAVAALWIMNAIITFVFPTMITAWGGGTTYLVFAIINITGIIFFAKFVPETKYESLEELEIRFKKEFS, from the coding sequence ATGCAGGAACAACTACAGGCCCCGGGGGCCGACCGGCCCGGCTCGCCTACCCGGCAACCGTGCCCGGTCGCCGAGGACATCGCGGAACTGGTCGCCACCACGCCGGCCTCGGGCAGGCGGCGGTCCTTGATCGCCCTGGCTCTGGTATGCACCTTCGGTTCGCTGCTGTTCGGTTACGACACCGGCGTCATCGCCGGCGCGCTGCCGTACATGGAGCTGCCGAAGCAGGCCGACGGCCTCTTCCTCAACCCCACCGAGACCGGTCTGGTCGGCGGCCTGGTGGCCATCGGCGCGGCGCTGGGCGCCTTCTTCGGCGGGCGTCTGTCCGACAGGTACGGACGCCGTCACAACATCCTGCTGCTGGCCGTCGTCTTCTTCATCGGAGCGCTGGGTTGCACCTTCTCCCCCAACGTCTGGGTGCTCTACTTCTTCCGCATCGTCGTCGGCTTCGGGGTCGGCGGCGCCTCGGCCACCGTCCCCGTCTACCTCTCGGAGAACGCGCCCAAGCGGATCCGCGGCTCGCTCATCTCGATCGATCAGGTGATGATCGTCTTCGGCCAGTTCCTGGCCTACGCGATGAATGCCGTGATCGCCCGAATGAGCAGCGGCCCCGAGGCCACCGTCGGCAATGACCCGACCGGCAGGTTCGCGGCGGGCAGCCTTCAGAGCTGGGACGTGCTCCAGCACATCGCCGGCCTGACCGTCTCCGCCGGCAACGGCAACACCTGGCGCTACATGCTCGTGCTGGCCAGCCTGCCGGCCATCGCGCTGTGGATCGGAATGCGCAAGATGCCCGAGTCGTCCCGGTGGTACGCCGCCAACGGCTACTGGGTCGAGGCGATCGGGGCGCTGAAGCAGGTGCGCGACGAGTCCAAGGACGACATCGCCGCCGAGATCACCGAGATGGCGGTCCTGGAGGACGAGGAGCGGGCCACCCACCACTGGTCGCTGCGCGAGTGCTGGAACATGAAGTGGGTGCGCCGGCTGCTCATCATCGGCACGATGATCTGCCTGTACAACCAGCTCACCGGCGTCAACACCGCGATGTACTACCTGCCGACCATCCTCACTCAGGCCGGCTTCTCCTCGGCCAACGCCATCGAGCTCAACGTCGTCACCGGGCTGGCCTCCCTGATCGGTATCCTCGTCGGCGCCTTCATCCTCATCCCGAGACTGCCGCGGCGGACCATGGGCATCTATCAGACGACGGCCGTGTCAATCTGCCTGCTGGCCCAGTCGGTCATCTTCTACGCGTTCATCCAGCCGCACATGCACGGCGACGTCGTCACCACCCCCATCCCGGCGATCGCCTCCTGGATGGTGCTGGTCATCGTCGCGCTGTTCCTGCTGTTCAACCAGTCCGGCACGATCTGCTGGGTGTACATGGGCGAACTCTTCCCGGCCCGTGCCCGCGGCGCCTGCCAGGGAGTCGCGGTGGCGGCGTTGTGGATCATGAACGCGATCATCACCTTCGTCTTCCCGACCATGATCACGGCCTGGGGAGGCGGCACCACCTATCTGGTCTTCGCCATCATCAACATTACCGGAATCATCTTCTTCGCCAAGTTCGTCCCCGAGACGAAGTACGAGTCGCTGGAGGAACTGGAGATCCGGTTCAAGAAGGAGTTCTCATGA